The Streptomyces bacillaris sequence GAACCCGACGGCTGCGAGGTCGGCTACGCCTACCAGCAGGACACCGTCGTCGTCAGCCACCGCGGCCACACCGTGGCCACCCTGCGCGGCGGCGGCGACGGGGCGTCCCCCGACCCCCGGCTGCGCCCCCGCTGGCACGTCCGCTTCCAGGTCGACGACCTGACGGCGGCCACCGAGGCCGCGCGGAAGGCGGGCGGCGAGGTCTCCCCGCCGACCGTCTCCCCGGACGACGGGCCCGAATCGATGATCGAGGACCCCGACGGCGCCCTCTTCACGGTCAGTGCCCGCCGGTCACCCACACCGGCCGGGTAACGGGCGCCGCCGGGATCAGCAGGTGGCGAAGACGTACCCCTCCTGCCCCGCCGGCCGCACGTCGAGGTCCCGGCGGACCACGGAGACCTTCGCGCCCACGGCGGAACAGGCCTTGGCGAAGTCGCGCGTGGTGTACTCGACGACGAAGACCCGGTTGCCGTACGCGGTGGCGTAGTCGGCGCACTCGTCGTAGCGGCCGCACTCCTCCGCGACCGCGAAGTCGAAGCCGATCTCCTCGCGCTGCTCCAGCAGGTCGGTGGTGTTCTTCTGCCCGATGGCCAGCCCCGCCGTATGCGCCCGCGCGGCCAGCAGCTTGGCGAACGCGGCGTTGTGCGCCCGGGTGAGGCGGCCGCCGGAGCGCTCGTACGAATCCAGGTTGTCCGGCTCCACCGCCTGGAACCCGGACTGCGCGCAGCCGTCGATCCAGCCGCCGACGATCTTCGCGAGCCGGGTGCGCTTGGCGGCCGTGGAGGTGTCGAGCAGCGCCTCGCCCCACGCCTCGTCGTTGACGGGCTCACCGCCGCTGTCGCGCAGGACCAGGTCCGGGTGCTGCTTGTCCCACCAGTCCAGGGCGTCCGGCTGGGTCTGGAAGGCGTTGACGTAACAGACGTTGTACAGCCCGCGTACGGGCTTGGCGCCCCGGTCCCGCGAGAGCGCCTCGACCCCGGCGGGCGGGGTGTAGGCCCCGCCGATCTGGTAGTCGAAGGTGGCGTTCGCCTGCGGGAGGACGACCTTCGGCGCGGGCTTGGCCGCGAACGCGCTGGAGAGCAGGACCCCCGCCCCGGCCGCCACGGCGACCCCGCCGGCCAGGGCCGCGAGGGTCGACCCGCGGCGGAGGAAGGGGGTGACGGCATGCTTGGACATGGGGACTCCCGGGCGTGGTCTGCGTACCTGCCCCTGCATCATGGACGGCCGATCATGAGCGAATCGTGAGCGTCACTCTCCGGCCGGCCTGTCCGCCCGCCCCGCCCCCGCCCTCCGCGGCGACCGGGCCGGTGCGAGCCGCAGCACGAACACCGCACCGCCGCCGGGCCGGGCGTGGACGGTCAGGGCGCCCCGGTGGGCGAGGGCCACCCGGTGCACCAGCGAGAGCCCGATGCCCGTACCGCCGCCCGGTGAACGGAAGCGCTCGATCAGCTCCGGCAGCCGCCCCGGCTCCACCCCCGGTCCCCGGTCGGCCACCGACACCTCGGGCCCGTCGACGGTCACGAGAAGATCGGCCCGGCCGGGCTCCCCGGCCGCAGGACCGTCGCGTCCGTCGCGGTCGAGCGACCCGCCCGTCCGGCCATGCCGTACGGCGTTGTCGAGCAGGTTGCGTACGGCCACCCGGACCAGCGCCGCGTCGGCCTCGACCACCGACTCCGCCGCCCGCAGCTCCAACCGCTGCCCGCCCTCCGGCAGTTCGGCGCAGAGCTCCTCCACGAGCTGGTCCAGGCGCAGCGGCTCGGCCCGTACCGCTTCCACGGCGGCCTCCAGCCGGCCCCGGGTCAGCAGGTTCTCCACCACATGGCCCATCCGGTCGGCCGCCCGGCGGATCCCCGGCAGATAGGCGTCCGCCCCACTGGAACCGCGCTCGGCCAGCTCCACCGAACCGCGCATCACCGCCACCGGCGTCCGCAGCTCGTGCGCCGCGTCGGCGAGCAGCCGCTCCTGCTGCTCCAGCGCCCGCCAGGCGGGCCGCATGCTCCGCCCGGAGAGCACATGGGCGGTGAGCGCGGCCAGGGCGGTGAGGGCCGCGCACCCGACGACCAGCGAGAGGACCAGGCTGCGGTGCTCGGCCGCCCCGTACGCCGGGTCCCCGACCGCGACGGCCGCGCCCGCCACCTCGTCGGTCGCGTCGTGCCAGAAGGGCACCGCCAGCAGCCGGACGGGGCCGCCCGTACGGTCGTGAGCCTCCTGCCGCACGGTCTCCTCCCCGCGCATCGCCGCGCGTGCCGCCCGGGCGAGCGCCGTGGCCGGTACGTCGAACTGCTGGACGCTGCCCCGGAACACCACGGCCGGGCCACCCCCGGGCCGGTCCTCCAGCACCAGAATCTGGGGCGTGCCCGCGGTCGCCTCGTCGTCGGCCAGGCCGTCGAGCCGGATGCGGTCGTCCTCGTAGTAGACGAGCGAGGCCGCGACGGAGGCCCGGCGGCGCATCTCGTCGTACTCGGCGGCCTCCCGCGACCGGTCGTCGGTACGGATCACCAGCCAGGCCAGGCAGCTCAGTCCGGCGAGGGTGATCAGCGTGTACGCGGCGGTCAGGCGCAGCTGGAGCCGGCGCAGCCGGTCCCTGGCGGGGGAGCGGCGCCGTGCCGGTCCGGGGCCTCGCATCCGGCTCATCGGGCGCCCATCAGGAACCCCTGCCCGCGCACGGTCCGTACGAGGGGCGGGGAGCCCAGCTTGCGCCGCACCCCGGCGATGACGGCGTCCACCACGTTGGAGACCGGGTCGGCCATCTCGTCCCAGCAGTGCTCCAGCAGCGCCGTACGCGTGACGACGCCGCCCCGGTGGACCAGGAGCTGCTGGAGCACGGCGTACTCCTTGGGGCTCAGCGAGAGCAGCACCCCGCCCCGCCGCACCTCGCGCCGGGCCAGGTCCATCACCACGTCGGCGCAGCTCAGGAAGGAGGGCAGCCGCTCGGCCGCCCGCCGGGTCAGACTCCGTACGCGCAGGACGAGTTCACGCATCGCGAAGGGCTTGGCGAGGTAGTCGTCCGCCCCGCTCTCCAGCCCGTGCAGCCGCTCGTCGAGGGCGTCCAGCGCGGTGAGGCAGAGCACGGGCACCGCCCACCCCGCCCGGCGCCGGTCCTCCAGCCGTGCGAGGGAGTCGCCGGAGGGCAGCATGCGGTCCAGGAGCACACAGTCGTACGCGGTGACATGGAGCATTACGTCCGCCTCCGGCCAGTCGTCCGCACCGTCCACGGCGAACCCGGCCTCGCGCAGCCCGGCGGCGATCACCGCTCGCAGGTCGTCGTCGTCCTCCACCAGCAGCACGCGCAAGGAGACGCCTCCGGGTCGCTCGGGGCCGGCCCCGGACGCCTCCGTACCGGCACCGGGAGCCTGACCTGGGGAAGACCCGCCATCCTAAGGCGTGGCCCGCCCCGCCCGCGTTCCCGGTCGGCCGCTGCCCGCCCTGCGCGCGTTCCCGGTCGGCCGCTGCCCGCCCTGCGCGCGTTCCCGGCCGGTGCCTGCCCGCCTGCCCCCTGCGGTCAGCTGCCGCCCCCGCCGAGTGCCTCCGCGGCCTCCGCCGCCACGGCCTCGGCCACGGTCGCCAGGGCCGGTGAGTCCAGCTTCCACTGCTGCCAGTAGAGGGGGACGTCGATGTGCCGGTCCGGGGCGAGGGCGACCAGCCGGCCGGAGTCCAGCAGCGGGCGGGCGTGGACGTCGGGCAGCATGCCCCAGCCCATCCCCGCCGCCACGGCGTCCACGAACCCCTCCGAGGTGGGGACGAAGTGGCGCCGCCGGGCGGCCCGCCGCCCGCACCCGAGGGCACGGGTGAAGGAGGCCTGGATGTCGTCGCGCCGGTCGAAGTCCACCACCGGCGCGTCCACGATCAGCTCGCGCAGCGGGGTCGTCGTCCCCCGCCCGAGCCACCGCTCCGCGAAGGCCGCCGTCGCCACCGGCAGATAGCGCATCCTCCCCAGACTCCGCACCGAACACCCGCTCACCGCCTCCGGGGACGAGGTCACCGCGGCCATCACCAGCCCCTCGCGGAGCAGCGCGGCGGTGTGGTCCTGGTCCTCCCGGCGCAGCTCGTAACAGATGCCCAGCTCCTCCGGCACCCGGCCGAGGGCGGGCAGGAACCAGGTGGCCAGCGAGTCGGAGTTCACCGCGATCGTCAGCCGGGTCGGCTCGCCGGGGCCGGACATCCCGAGGGCCGCCTGCGCGTCCTGCTCCAGCCGG is a genomic window containing:
- a CDS encoding LysR family transcriptional regulator ArgP, with translation MMSELPLDQVRTLLAVVDEGTFDAAASALQVTPSAVSQRVKALERRTGRVLLMRTKPVRPTESGQVVVRLARQLARLEQDAQAALGMSGPGEPTRLTIAVNSDSLATWFLPALGRVPEELGICYELRREDQDHTAALLREGLVMAAVTSSPEAVSGCSVRSLGRMRYLPVATAAFAERWLGRGTTTPLRELIVDAPVVDFDRRDDIQASFTRALGCGRRAARRRHFVPTSEGFVDAVAAGMGWGMLPDVHARPLLDSGRLVALAPDRHIDVPLYWQQWKLDSPALATVAEAVAAEAAEALGGGGS
- a CDS encoding response regulator transcription factor — its product is MRVLLVEDDDDLRAVIAAGLREAGFAVDGADDWPEADVMLHVTAYDCVLLDRMLPSGDSLARLEDRRRAGWAVPVLCLTALDALDERLHGLESGADDYLAKPFAMRELVLRVRSLTRRAAERLPSFLSCADVVMDLARREVRRGGVLLSLSPKEYAVLQQLLVHRGGVVTRTALLEHCWDEMADPVSNVVDAVIAGVRRKLGSPPLVRTVRGQGFLMGAR
- a CDS encoding endo alpha-1,4 polygalactosaminidase, with translation MSKHAVTPFLRRGSTLAALAGGVAVAAGAGVLLSSAFAAKPAPKVVLPQANATFDYQIGGAYTPPAGVEALSRDRGAKPVRGLYNVCYVNAFQTQPDALDWWDKQHPDLVLRDSGGEPVNDEAWGEALLDTSTAAKRTRLAKIVGGWIDGCAQSGFQAVEPDNLDSYERSGGRLTRAHNAAFAKLLAARAHTAGLAIGQKNTTDLLEQREEIGFDFAVAEECGRYDECADYATAYGNRVFVVEYTTRDFAKACSAVGAKVSVVRRDLDVRPAGQEGYVFATC
- a CDS encoding sensor histidine kinase, whose protein sequence is MSRMRGPGPARRRSPARDRLRRLQLRLTAAYTLITLAGLSCLAWLVIRTDDRSREAAEYDEMRRRASVAASLVYYEDDRIRLDGLADDEATAGTPQILVLEDRPGGGPAVVFRGSVQQFDVPATALARAARAAMRGEETVRQEAHDRTGGPVRLLAVPFWHDATDEVAGAAVAVGDPAYGAAEHRSLVLSLVVGCAALTALAALTAHVLSGRSMRPAWRALEQQERLLADAAHELRTPVAVMRGSVELAERGSSGADAYLPGIRRAADRMGHVVENLLTRGRLEAAVEAVRAEPLRLDQLVEELCAELPEGGQRLELRAAESVVEADAALVRVAVRNLLDNAVRHGRTGGSLDRDGRDGPAAGEPGRADLLVTVDGPEVSVADRGPGVEPGRLPELIERFRSPGGGTGIGLSLVHRVALAHRGALTVHARPGGGAVFVLRLAPARSPRRAGAGRADRPAGE